The genomic stretch CCCGCTCGGTAGTCCGGCCGGTCCGCACCACCCGATCCGTGGTCAGCAGCGCGGGCACATCGCGGAACGGCACGTGGGTCGTGACCAGTACCACCCGGAGCTCCTCCGACGCCAGCATCATCGCGACGTCCACATCTCCGGCCAGGTGGGCCAGCCACTCGGTGTGCCCGGGATAGGGGAAGCCTGCCAGATGAAGGGTGTGCTTGTGCGCCGGCGCGGTGACGATGCCGTCCACCTCCCCGCCGAGCGCCAGCTTGACCGCCGCCTCGACTGCGTGCCCGGCCAGCCGCCCCGCCCGGAGGGTGCGCGCCCGATCGTCGGGACGCTCACCGCTGCCCAGACCCCAGGTGCCGACCGGCACCCGCCGGAGCGCGGGCACCGCCGCGATCTGGTCTTCGGCGCCCACCACGGTGATCTCGGCGTCCAGCGGATCGGCCAACGCGCGCGCCGCGATCTCGGGCCCGATCCCGCGGGGATCCCCCAGCGCGATCGCCAGGCGGGGCCGCGCGCTGGCCCGCCCGCTAGGCGCGGATATCGACGTAGGTCGCCTTGCGGAGCCGATCCAGATACCGGCGGATGGCGAGCTGCTGGCTGAGCTGCTCGCGGATCTTGTCCTTGACGTCCTCGTACTTGATGTCGCCCGGCGCGCGCCGAGCGGTCACCTGCAGCACCACGAACTGCTGCCGCCCGCCGGCGCCCTCGAG from Gemmatimonadales bacterium encodes the following:
- the pdxA gene encoding 4-hydroxythreonine-4-phosphate dehydrogenase PdxA, which produces MWIGSARRPTSISAPSGRASARPRLAIALGDPRGIGPEIAARALADPLDAEITVVGAEDQIAAVPALRRVPVGTWGLGSGERPDDRARTLRAGRLAGHAVEAAVKLALGGEVDGIVTAPAHKHTLHLAGFPYPGHTEWLAHLAGDVDVAMMLASEELRVVLVTTHVPFRDVPALLTTDRVVRTGRTTERALREWWGIAAPRIAVCAVNPHAGESGLFGDEEERVLRPAAAALGAAGPLPADTVFVRAMRGEFDAVLAPYHDVGMTAIKVAAFGRAVNVTLGLPFPRTSPDHGTALDIAGKGQADPSSMRVAIELASRLARRRSAAT